One Stenotrophomonas maltophilia DNA window includes the following coding sequences:
- the upp gene encoding uracil phosphoribosyltransferase, translated as MKIVEVRHPLVQHKIGLMRNAALSTKDFRELANELGTLLAYEATADLDTEPHTLPGWAGPVTVQRIAGAKITVVPILRAGLGMLSGVLSLIPAARVSVVGLQRDEETLQPVPYFERLTGRLEERDALILDPMLATGGTLIATIDMLKRAGARRIKGIFLVAAPEGIEAVKAVHPDVEIYTAAIDAQLNDKGYILPGLGDAGDRIFGTRVG; from the coding sequence ATGAAGATCGTCGAAGTGCGCCACCCGCTGGTGCAGCACAAGATCGGCCTGATGCGCAACGCTGCGCTCAGCACCAAGGATTTCCGCGAACTGGCCAACGAGCTCGGCACGCTGCTGGCCTACGAGGCCACTGCCGACCTGGACACCGAGCCGCACACCCTGCCCGGCTGGGCCGGCCCGGTCACCGTGCAGCGTATCGCCGGTGCCAAGATCACCGTGGTGCCGATCCTGCGCGCCGGCCTGGGCATGCTCAGCGGCGTGCTGTCGCTGATCCCGGCCGCCCGCGTCAGCGTGGTGGGCCTGCAGCGCGATGAGGAAACCCTGCAGCCGGTGCCCTACTTCGAGCGCCTGACAGGCCGCCTGGAAGAGCGCGACGCGCTGATCCTGGACCCGATGCTGGCCACCGGCGGCACGCTGATCGCCACCATCGACATGCTCAAGCGGGCCGGCGCCCGCCGGATCAAGGGCATCTTCCTGGTGGCCGCGCCGGAAGGCATCGAAGCGGTCAAGGCCGTGCACCCGGACGTGGAGATCTACACCGCGGCCATCGATGCCCAGCTCAACGACAAGGGTTACATCCTGCCGGGCCTGGGCGACGCCGGTGACCGCATCTTCGGTACCCGCGTCGGTTGA
- a CDS encoding TonB-dependent receptor, which translates to MGAAAPLQAAGQQAVAATGAVAADAVDLDRIEVRAQLESQIRAVDLKRSSDAIEDAVSSDALGQYPDKNVAESLQRLPGVSVTRDQGEGRFVVIRGLDANLNSVSVDGIAIGTPEDSSRAAPLDVIPSDSTERLRVVKSPTPDMPGDAIGGAVLVESASAFDRDGRSLRGKIEGSHQQLSGETSPKAAFNYSEVFNDTFGVALGVNYQKRRFESDNTEVEYDGEDDAVPGDVTAINLQHRKYEIERKRIGANLNLDWRPNEDSKYYLRTLYSQFDDAETRQRVIFNFDDAKMVKTGTDQYRLDGMPKDSIDKRMRYRTKKENTFAASLGGENKLTNAVVDYKVGYTRTEERVNDEMEARFKLNGVPFNGTLDQRSRLPSYSFDNPQWLDNGNYAFDRFVLSPKQVNDKEHSAQVNVRFDGDSGSIKIGLLGRWRDRDVNVDESELRVGPKVALSSWSTSSPEHRHGNLGGGMDSAAMRAFWAANGSQYNARPQDLRGNAMTSLEEDYVASEDIFASYAMGTWDIGALRIIGGVRVENTQFKAVGNQVDVAANGRSFTVTPRVANSSYTNVLPGLHLRYDAADDWVLRASANKTVSRPSFGDISPRVGYSRGDEEVRLGNPGLDPYESKNIDLSVEKYIGSTGIVSLGLFHKSIDGYIVETVRTNDPAYGGFDVTQPVNGRKATVRGAEFNWQQQLAFLPDGLDGLLVGASGTWLDTRFDAGIKDREGEDFTLPRASKHVYSAHVGYEKYGVSTRLAAVYRSEYLDSIGKGRAFDIYVAPNTQLDFSLDYKFTPRVSVYFEAQNLLDKPLELYQGTRSRTLQMEEYGRTYALGLKVAL; encoded by the coding sequence ATGGGGGCCGCGGCACCGTTGCAGGCCGCCGGGCAACAAGCGGTAGCCGCCACCGGCGCCGTGGCGGCCGACGCGGTCGATCTGGATCGCATTGAAGTCCGCGCCCAGCTCGAATCGCAGATCCGTGCAGTCGACCTCAAGCGCAGCAGCGATGCCATCGAGGATGCGGTGTCCTCCGATGCTCTGGGCCAGTACCCGGACAAGAACGTCGCCGAATCACTGCAGCGCCTGCCGGGCGTCAGCGTGACCCGCGACCAGGGCGAGGGCCGCTTCGTGGTCATTCGTGGCCTGGATGCCAATCTCAACAGTGTCAGCGTGGACGGCATCGCCATCGGCACGCCGGAAGATTCCAGCCGTGCCGCGCCGCTGGACGTGATTCCCTCCGATTCCACCGAGCGCCTGCGTGTGGTCAAGTCACCGACCCCGGACATGCCCGGTGATGCCATCGGTGGCGCCGTGCTGGTGGAATCGGCGTCGGCCTTCGACCGTGACGGTCGCAGCCTGCGTGGCAAGATCGAGGGCAGCCACCAGCAGTTGTCCGGCGAGACCAGCCCCAAGGCCGCCTTCAACTACAGCGAAGTGTTCAACGACACCTTCGGCGTGGCGTTGGGCGTGAACTACCAGAAGCGCAGGTTCGAGTCGGACAACACAGAAGTGGAGTACGACGGCGAGGACGATGCCGTCCCCGGTGATGTCACTGCGATCAACCTGCAGCACCGCAAGTACGAGATCGAGCGTAAGCGCATCGGTGCCAACCTCAACCTCGACTGGCGGCCGAACGAAGACAGCAAGTACTACCTGCGCACGCTGTACAGCCAGTTCGACGATGCGGAGACCCGCCAGCGCGTGATCTTCAACTTCGACGACGCCAAGATGGTCAAGACCGGCACCGACCAGTACCGCCTGGACGGCATGCCGAAGGATTCCATCGACAAGCGCATGCGCTACCGCACCAAGAAGGAGAATACCTTCGCGGCCAGCCTCGGCGGCGAGAACAAGCTGACCAATGCCGTGGTCGATTACAAGGTGGGCTACACCCGCACCGAAGAGCGCGTGAACGACGAGATGGAGGCCCGCTTCAAGCTCAATGGCGTGCCGTTCAACGGAACCCTGGACCAGCGCAGCCGACTGCCCAGCTACAGCTTCGACAACCCGCAGTGGCTGGACAACGGCAACTACGCGTTCGACCGCTTCGTGCTCTCGCCCAAGCAGGTCAATGACAAGGAACACAGCGCGCAGGTCAACGTGCGCTTCGACGGCGACAGCGGCAGCATCAAGATCGGCCTGCTGGGCCGCTGGCGGGACCGCGACGTCAACGTTGATGAGAGCGAGCTGCGCGTCGGCCCGAAGGTGGCGCTGTCGAGCTGGAGCACCTCTTCGCCCGAACACCGCCACGGCAACCTGGGCGGTGGCATGGACTCGGCCGCGATGCGCGCGTTCTGGGCGGCCAATGGCAGCCAGTACAACGCCCGTCCGCAGGACCTTCGCGGCAACGCAATGACCTCGCTGGAAGAAGACTACGTGGCCAGCGAGGACATCTTCGCCAGCTACGCGATGGGTACCTGGGACATCGGCGCACTGCGCATCATCGGCGGCGTGCGCGTGGAAAACACCCAGTTCAAGGCGGTCGGCAACCAGGTGGACGTGGCCGCCAACGGCCGCAGCTTCACCGTCACCCCGCGCGTGGCCAACAGCAGCTACACCAACGTGCTGCCGGGCCTGCACCTGCGCTACGACGCGGCCGACGACTGGGTGCTGCGCGCCTCGGCCAACAAGACCGTATCGCGCCCGTCGTTCGGTGACATTTCGCCGCGCGTGGGCTACAGCCGCGGTGACGAGGAAGTGCGCCTGGGCAATCCGGGGCTGGATCCGTACGAATCGAAGAACATCGACCTGTCGGTGGAGAAGTACATCGGCAGCACCGGCATCGTCTCGCTGGGCCTGTTCCACAAGTCGATCGATGGCTACATCGTGGAGACCGTGCGCACCAATGATCCGGCCTACGGTGGTTTCGACGTGACCCAGCCGGTCAATGGCCGCAAGGCCACCGTGCGCGGCGCGGAATTCAACTGGCAGCAGCAGCTGGCCTTCCTGCCGGACGGCCTGGATGGCCTGCTGGTCGGTGCCAGTGGCACCTGGCTGGATACCAGATTCGATGCCGGCATCAAGGATCGGGAGGGCGAGGACTTCACCCTGCCGCGCGCCTCCAAGCATGTCTACAGCGCGCACGTCGGCTATGAAAAATACGGTGTAAGCACGCGCCTGGCGGCGGTGTACCGCAGCGAGTACCTGGACAGCATCGGCAAGGGGCGCGCATTCGACATCTATGTGGCACCCAACACCCAGCTCGATTTCTCGCTGGACTACAAGTTCACCCCGCGCGTGAGCGTGTATTTCGAAGCGCAGAACCTGCTGGACAAGCCGCTTGAGCTGTACCAGGGCACGCGTTCGCGCACCCTGCAGATGGAAGAATATGGTCGCACCTATGCGCTGGGCCTGAAGGTGGCGCTGTGA
- a CDS encoding phytase has product MGRGITVLATALAVALAASCTPATGNDPAVATTAAKAGAERTVTTIAEAFLSPMTPADNIDSPAAWRAPDGTLWLIATAKATDKLVVYDGSTGQHLRDVGTSGTAPGQFDRPNGIAVTDDLLWIVERDNHRVQVLSLPDFTPLATFAADDLRKPYGLWVDRRADGYSVYVTDSWDNGEDAQGRDILPPLAELDKRVRQYHVTRDGAKVEATLVASIGDTTEAGALRVVESIWGDPDNDRLLIAEEDESYASEFKVYTLAGRFTGTTFGRDVFKAQAEGVTLRTCGKDGWWITTEQGKQRSVFHLFDRHTLKPVGAFQGNTVANTDGIWMMQQPSARFPHGALYAVHDDQGVVAFDWESIAKQLALPLECGA; this is encoded by the coding sequence ATGGGGCGTGGCATCACCGTCCTGGCCACTGCGCTGGCGGTTGCACTGGCAGCCAGCTGCACGCCGGCCACCGGCAATGACCCCGCCGTGGCGACCACGGCAGCGAAAGCCGGGGCCGAGCGCACGGTGACCACCATCGCCGAGGCGTTCCTTTCGCCGATGACCCCGGCTGACAACATCGATTCGCCGGCGGCCTGGCGCGCTCCGGATGGCACGTTGTGGCTGATCGCCACGGCCAAGGCGACCGACAAGCTGGTGGTCTACGACGGCAGCACCGGCCAGCACCTGCGTGACGTCGGCACCAGCGGCACCGCACCAGGGCAGTTCGACCGCCCAAACGGCATCGCGGTGACCGACGACCTGCTGTGGATCGTGGAGCGCGACAATCACCGCGTGCAGGTGCTGAGTCTGCCGGACTTCACGCCGCTGGCGACGTTCGCTGCGGACGACCTGCGCAAGCCGTACGGGCTGTGGGTCGACCGCCGTGCCGATGGCTACAGCGTCTACGTCACCGACTCCTGGGACAACGGCGAGGATGCGCAGGGGCGTGACATCCTGCCGCCGCTGGCCGAGCTGGACAAGCGCGTGCGCCAGTACCATGTGACCCGCGACGGTGCCAAGGTCGAGGCGACGCTGGTGGCCAGCATCGGCGATACCACCGAGGCGGGAGCGCTGCGCGTGGTCGAGTCGATCTGGGGCGATCCGGACAACGACCGCCTGCTGATTGCCGAAGAGGACGAGAGCTACGCCAGCGAGTTCAAGGTCTACACCCTGGCCGGACGCTTCACCGGCACCACCTTCGGCCGCGACGTGTTCAAGGCACAGGCCGAAGGCGTGACCCTGCGCACCTGTGGCAAGGACGGCTGGTGGATCACCACCGAGCAGGGCAAGCAACGCAGCGTGTTCCACCTGTTCGACCGGCACACGCTGAAGCCGGTCGGCGCGTTCCAGGGCAACACCGTGGCCAACACCGATGGCATCTGGATGATGCAGCAGCCCAGCGCGCGCTTCCCGCACGGTGCGCTGTATGCCGTGCACGACGACCAGGGCGTGGTGGCGTTCGACTGGGAGAGCATCGCCAAGCAGTTGGCGTTGCCGCTGGAGTGTGGCGCATGA
- a CDS encoding metallophosphoesterase — translation MRTLALGLLLALPSLSFAAAEPNTQVPAGSRHYAATTVPDRIVASPSADPSHGFAVAWRTDGSVQAPLLEIALAGDSPAIEGIRQVRATTRALQTENGLSHHHRADISGLQPDTQYVYRVQGNGSWSAWNQLRTLAAADQPLTLLYFGDTQNKNVSHVSRVVRAAQKAAPQARMSLFAGDLVSGGDNVDDSEWGEWFAATSWLAQETLVAPAIGNHEYFEEFEDTPQERRVLGKHWPVTFALPGNGASAAQQTSYWFDAQGVRVAVVDGTSALDLGTAKAQAQWLEKVLSGNPQPWTIVLLHQPFYSPREGRENAALRDVLLPVVRRHNVDLVLQGHDHTYGRRGEGQAATPQYVVTVAGPKQYRLSDEARRTMDPVAEDTQLFQVLNIDPQHLRYEARTVTGRLYDAFELRRDANGGKQRTELTEGRITPRDCPRAQTAKGRADRCWE, via the coding sequence ATGCGTACGCTGGCGCTGGGCCTGCTGCTGGCACTGCCGTCGCTGTCGTTCGCAGCAGCCGAACCGAACACCCAGGTGCCGGCAGGCAGCCGGCACTACGCAGCGACGACGGTGCCGGACCGCATTGTCGCCTCGCCGTCGGCCGATCCCAGCCACGGTTTCGCCGTGGCCTGGCGCACTGACGGCAGTGTGCAGGCACCGCTGCTGGAGATTGCTCTCGCCGGTGATTCGCCGGCCATCGAGGGCATCCGCCAGGTGCGCGCAACGACCCGTGCGCTGCAGACCGAGAACGGTCTGTCGCATCATCATCGCGCCGACATCAGCGGCCTGCAGCCGGATACCCAGTACGTCTACCGCGTGCAGGGCAATGGCAGCTGGAGCGCCTGGAACCAGCTGCGCACGCTCGCCGCGGCCGACCAGCCGCTGACCCTGCTGTACTTCGGTGATACCCAGAACAAGAACGTCAGCCATGTCAGCCGCGTGGTGCGTGCCGCGCAGAAGGCTGCGCCGCAGGCGCGCATGAGCCTGTTTGCCGGCGACCTGGTCAGCGGCGGGGACAACGTGGATGACAGCGAGTGGGGCGAGTGGTTTGCTGCGACCAGCTGGCTGGCGCAGGAAACCCTGGTGGCCCCGGCCATCGGCAACCACGAGTACTTCGAGGAATTCGAAGACACCCCACAGGAACGCCGCGTGCTGGGCAAGCATTGGCCGGTGACGTTCGCGCTGCCGGGCAATGGCGCCAGCGCAGCACAGCAGACCAGCTACTGGTTCGATGCGCAAGGCGTACGCGTGGCCGTGGTCGATGGCACGTCGGCACTCGACCTGGGCACGGCCAAGGCACAGGCACAGTGGCTGGAGAAGGTGCTGAGCGGCAATCCGCAGCCGTGGACCATCGTGCTGCTGCACCAGCCGTTCTACTCGCCGCGCGAAGGACGCGAGAACGCCGCGCTGCGTGACGTGCTGCTGCCGGTGGTGCGCCGCCACAACGTCGATCTGGTGCTGCAGGGCCACGACCACACGTATGGCCGCCGTGGCGAAGGGCAGGCCGCAACGCCGCAGTACGTGGTGACCGTGGCCGGACCGAAGCAGTATCGCCTTTCCGACGAGGCACGCAGGACGATGGATCCGGTAGCCGAGGACACCCAGCTGTTCCAGGTGTTGAACATCGATCCGCAGCACCTGCGCTACGAAGCGCGCACGGTGACCGGGCGTCTGTACGACGCCTTCGAACTGCGTCGCGATGCCAACGGTGGCAAGCAGCGCACGGAGTTGACCGAAGGCCGCATCACGCCACGCGACTGCCCGCGCGCGCAGACCGCGAAGGGTCGTGCCGACCGCTGCTGGGAATGA
- a CDS encoding inorganic diphosphatase: MTVPRRIVPLAAIGAVLLLLASAVTAADTVLHPFLVAQPKQAPQEVNLAVEIPAGSFTKYEIKEDGLVHVDRFQSMPVVYPANYGSMPRTLAGDNDPLDALVLTREPLHPGVIVRFRPIGYLKMIDGGEHDEKIIGVPTDKVDPTYASIRDLKDLPEVERQRIEAFFRVYKDLPAGRNPVQLNGWGNAAEARVLISEAMQRFER; this comes from the coding sequence ATGACCGTGCCCCGTCGCATCGTTCCTCTCGCTGCCATCGGTGCCGTCCTGCTGTTGCTGGCCAGTGCGGTGACCGCTGCCGATACCGTGCTGCATCCGTTCCTGGTGGCCCAGCCGAAGCAGGCCCCACAGGAGGTGAATCTGGCGGTGGAGATTCCGGCCGGCAGCTTCACCAAGTACGAGATCAAGGAAGACGGCCTGGTCCATGTGGACCGCTTCCAGTCGATGCCGGTCGTCTATCCGGCCAACTACGGTTCGATGCCGCGCACCCTCGCCGGTGACAACGATCCGCTGGATGCGCTGGTGCTGACCCGTGAACCCCTGCACCCAGGCGTGATCGTGCGCTTCCGGCCGATCGGTTACCTGAAGATGATCGATGGCGGCGAGCATGACGAGAAGATCATCGGGGTGCCCACCGACAAGGTCGACCCGACCTACGCCAGCATCCGCGACCTGAAGGATCTGCCGGAGGTCGAGCGCCAGCGCATCGAGGCCTTCTTCCGGGTCTACAAGGACCTGCCGGCGGGGCGCAATCCGGTGCAGCTCAATGGCTGGGGCAATGCCGCCGAAGCGCGTGTGCTGATCAGCGAGGCGATGCAGCGTTTCGAGAGGTAG
- a CDS encoding cryptochrome/photolyase family protein — translation MSVALVWFRRDLRLQDNPALQAALDAGHDVVPVYIHAPHEEGEWVPGAASDAWRHRSLDALDADLRARGSSLVLRSGDSLPSLQLLVEQTGAEAVYWNRKYEPATQPRDATIKRTLREQGIDAQSCNGSLLFEPWDIATQQGQPYKVFTPYWRNVLSHWRLPALQAAPKALAAHTVDSLALDELRLAPALGWDTGFWEHWQPGEAGALEALSVFEDGALRGYREQRDLPDRVGTSRLSPHLHFGEIAPWRIAHALEGLRSAGTDADIDGYLRQLGWRDFAYHLLHHFPKTPTDNLNPRFDRFPWATPSAVQLHDWQRGNTGVPIVDAGLRELWHTGYMHNRVRMIVASYLCKHLRAHWLHGARWFWDTLVDADLANNTMGWQWVAGTGADAAPYFRVFNPVTQAEKFDPQARYISRWVPELAALPVKARFAPWQHPLLLAAHAPGYPRTPLVDLAVGRDAALAAYRQSGAG, via the coding sequence GTGTCGGTAGCGTTGGTATGGTTCCGCCGTGATCTGCGGCTGCAGGACAATCCGGCCCTGCAGGCGGCGCTGGACGCGGGTCACGATGTGGTGCCGGTCTACATCCATGCGCCGCACGAGGAAGGCGAGTGGGTGCCCGGCGCGGCCTCCGATGCGTGGCGCCACCGTTCACTGGATGCACTGGACGCCGACCTGCGCGCGCGCGGTTCGTCGCTGGTGCTGCGCAGTGGTGACAGCTTGCCGAGCCTGCAGTTGCTGGTCGAACAGACCGGCGCCGAGGCGGTGTACTGGAACCGCAAGTACGAGCCGGCCACCCAGCCACGCGACGCCACCATCAAGCGCACGCTGCGCGAGCAGGGCATCGACGCGCAGAGCTGCAATGGCAGCCTGCTGTTCGAGCCGTGGGATATCGCCACCCAGCAAGGCCAGCCGTACAAGGTGTTCACGCCGTACTGGCGCAACGTGCTCAGTCATTGGCGCCTGCCCGCGCTGCAGGCCGCGCCGAAGGCACTGGCGGCGCACACGGTCGACAGCCTCGCATTGGACGAGCTGCGGCTGGCGCCTGCGCTGGGCTGGGATACCGGCTTCTGGGAGCACTGGCAGCCGGGCGAGGCTGGTGCGCTGGAGGCACTTTCCGTGTTCGAGGACGGCGCGTTGCGCGGTTACCGCGAGCAGCGCGACCTGCCGGATCGGGTCGGTACCTCGCGACTGTCGCCGCACCTGCATTTCGGCGAGATCGCGCCGTGGCGCATTGCCCATGCGCTGGAAGGCCTGCGCAGCGCCGGCACCGACGCCGACATCGACGGCTATCTGCGCCAGCTCGGCTGGCGTGATTTCGCCTATCACCTGCTGCATCACTTCCCGAAGACGCCGACCGACAACCTCAACCCGCGCTTTGACCGTTTCCCGTGGGCCACGCCGAGCGCCGTACAGCTGCACGACTGGCAGCGCGGCAACACCGGCGTGCCGATCGTCGATGCCGGCCTGCGTGAGCTGTGGCACACCGGCTACATGCACAACCGGGTGCGGATGATCGTGGCCAGCTACCTGTGCAAGCACCTGCGCGCGCACTGGCTGCATGGCGCGCGCTGGTTCTGGGACACGCTGGTCGATGCCGACCTGGCCAACAACACGATGGGCTGGCAGTGGGTGGCGGGAACCGGTGCCGATGCCGCGCCGTACTTCCGCGTGTTCAACCCGGTCACCCAGGCCGAGAAGTTCGACCCGCAGGCCCGCTACATCAGCCGCTGGGTGCCGGAACTGGCGGCGCTGCCGGTGAAGGCGCGCTTCGCGCCGTGGCAGCATCCGCTGCTGCTGGCTGCGCATGCCCCGGGCTATCCGCGTACCCCGCTGGTGGATCTGGCGGTTGGCCGCGATGCGGCGTTGGCGGCTTACCGCCAGTCGGGAGCAGGGTAA
- a CDS encoding OmpA family lipoprotein — protein MIRNTTRNVALALMSAAVLSACATGGSYVQSDQYGNPTEQQNRTGRNALIGTAIGVAAGLLTGDSATERRQHALIGAGIGALSGAAVGQYQDRQERALRERTANTGIDVQRQGDNIMLNLPDGITFDFGKATLKPQFYGSLNGVAGTLRDYNQTMIEVVGHTDSIGSDAVNNRLSKERADSVAQYLIGQGVQSVRIETLGAGKSYPIADNSTDAGRAKNRRVEIRVIPLKQ, from the coding sequence ATGATCCGCAACACCACCCGCAACGTCGCACTGGCCCTGATGAGTGCGGCCGTCCTGTCGGCCTGCGCCACCGGCGGCTCCTATGTGCAGAGTGACCAGTACGGCAACCCGACCGAGCAGCAGAACCGCACCGGCCGCAACGCGCTGATCGGTACCGCCATCGGCGTGGCCGCCGGCCTGCTGACCGGCGACAGCGCCACCGAACGTCGTCAGCACGCGCTGATCGGTGCCGGTATCGGCGCGCTCAGCGGCGCCGCCGTCGGCCAGTACCAGGATCGCCAGGAACGCGCACTGCGCGAGCGCACTGCCAACACCGGCATCGATGTGCAGCGCCAGGGTGACAACATCATGCTGAACCTGCCGGACGGCATCACCTTCGACTTCGGCAAGGCGACACTGAAGCCGCAGTTCTACGGTTCGCTCAACGGCGTGGCAGGCACTCTGCGCGACTACAACCAGACCATGATCGAAGTGGTCGGCCACACCGACAGCATCGGCAGCGACGCGGTCAACAACCGCCTGTCCAAGGAGCGCGCCGACTCGGTGGCGCAGTACCTGATCGGCCAGGGCGTGCAGAGCGTGCGCATCGAAACACTGGGCGCTGGCAAGTCGTATCCGATTGCCGACAACAGCACCGATGCCGGTCGTGCAAAGAACCGCCGTGTCGAGATCCGCGTGATTCCGCTCAAGCAGTAA
- a CDS encoding LysR family transcriptional regulator, producing the protein MSHDLNETLIFVKVVEQGSFIAAAKSLGLPKTTVSRKVQELETRLGARLLHRTTRRLGLTEAGSIYHEHCQRIARELEEAESAVSQLQSGPRGWLRFTVPYSIGITWIAPLLGQFHAQYPEIRLDMHMGNEKLDLIAGEADLALRVGALPDSNLVARKLGSLRTQVFASPAYIERYGEPLHPEELQFHRILAMRKPYHTGNSPRFTWQLGENGGELRDFPVTPLMTANDMSALNGALVCGEGLLLTGDVMAKPFVESGMVRRVLAGWTGPEVDFNAVFAGGRLVSPKVRAFVDFLVEKLNFDANYMLAQCPGAKLAQQQKEKEDAALESSGKRILEKVAASAA; encoded by the coding sequence ATGTCCCACGATCTCAACGAGACGCTGATCTTCGTCAAAGTGGTCGAGCAAGGCAGTTTCATTGCCGCTGCCAAATCGCTCGGCCTGCCCAAGACCACGGTCAGCCGCAAAGTGCAGGAGCTGGAAACGCGCCTGGGCGCGCGACTGCTGCACCGGACCACCCGCCGCCTCGGCCTGACCGAAGCCGGCTCGATCTACCACGAGCATTGCCAGCGCATCGCGCGCGAGCTTGAAGAAGCCGAGAGCGCGGTGAGCCAGTTGCAGTCCGGCCCGCGCGGCTGGCTGCGCTTCACCGTGCCCTATTCGATCGGCATCACCTGGATCGCCCCGCTGCTGGGCCAGTTCCATGCGCAGTATCCAGAGATCCGCCTGGACATGCATATGGGTAACGAGAAGCTGGACCTGATTGCCGGCGAAGCCGATCTGGCGCTGCGTGTCGGTGCCCTGCCCGATTCCAACCTGGTCGCGCGCAAGCTCGGCAGCCTGCGCACGCAGGTGTTCGCCAGCCCGGCCTACATCGAGCGCTATGGCGAGCCGCTGCATCCGGAAGAGCTGCAGTTCCATCGCATCCTGGCGATGCGCAAGCCGTACCACACCGGCAATTCGCCGCGCTTCACCTGGCAGCTGGGCGAGAACGGCGGCGAGCTGCGTGACTTCCCGGTCACCCCGCTGATGACCGCCAATGACATGTCTGCGTTGAATGGCGCATTGGTCTGTGGCGAAGGCCTGCTGCTGACCGGCGATGTGATGGCCAAGCCGTTCGTTGAATCGGGGATGGTGCGCCGCGTGCTGGCCGGCTGGACCGGGCCGGAGGTGGACTTCAATGCGGTGTTCGCCGGCGGCCGCCTGGTCTCGCCGAAGGTGCGTGCGTTCGTCGACTTCCTCGTAGAGAAGCTCAACTTCGACGCCAACTACATGCTGGCGCAATGCCCGGGCGCGAAGCTGGCGCAGCAGCAGAAAGAAAAGGAAGACGCTGCGCTGGAAAGCAGCGGCAAGCGGATCCTGGAGAAGGTCGCGGCTTCGGCGGCATGA
- a CDS encoding SDR family NAD(P)-dependent oxidoreductase codes for MNGMLTPEVLVLGGTGAVGQGVVGALLEAGSPVLVVGRDPGRLAALHEQFADEPGLETLLGSLSDDGSARALAERIAHRPRPLAAVIAAMGGPYRRGRVTDRNGDELLGAMQADLMPHVHAVRHLLPLLQDNVHARRYVMIGSPANAKPWAGYGETSITTAALRMYAQVVHQEAQALGVRAQMLEVCSPVCTPANAANACIEWPSSLLVGRRVVSLLDGCRDNRAIVRCDSSDAELPRGLLHLDVPPLWRDTAGVA; via the coding sequence GTGAATGGGATGCTGACGCCCGAAGTCCTGGTCCTCGGCGGCACCGGTGCCGTGGGGCAGGGCGTGGTTGGCGCATTGCTGGAGGCCGGCAGCCCGGTGCTGGTGGTCGGTCGCGATCCGGGCCGGCTGGCGGCGCTGCATGAGCAGTTCGCTGACGAGCCGGGCCTGGAGACGCTGCTGGGTTCGCTCAGCGATGACGGCTCGGCACGCGCACTGGCCGAACGCATCGCGCATCGCCCGCGCCCGCTGGCCGCGGTGATCGCCGCAATGGGCGGCCCTTACCGTCGCGGCCGGGTTACTGACCGCAACGGCGATGAACTGCTGGGCGCGATGCAGGCCGATCTGATGCCGCACGTGCACGCAGTGCGTCATCTGCTGCCGCTGCTGCAGGACAACGTGCATGCGCGCCGCTACGTGATGATCGGCAGCCCGGCCAACGCCAAGCCATGGGCGGGCTACGGCGAAACCTCGATCACCACTGCGGCGCTGCGTATGTACGCACAGGTAGTGCACCAGGAAGCCCAGGCATTGGGCGTGCGTGCGCAGATGCTGGAAGTCTGCAGCCCGGTGTGTACGCCGGCCAACGCGGCCAATGCCTGCATCGAGTGGCCCAGCTCACTGCTGGTCGGCCGTCGCGTGGTCTCCCTGCTCGACGGCTGCCGCGACAACCGCGCCATCGTCCGCTGCGACAGCAGTGATGCCGAACTGCCGCGCGGCCTGCTGCACCTGGACGTTCCTCCCCTGTGGCGCGATACCGCAGGCGTCGCTTGA